The Candidatus Neomarinimicrobiota bacterium DNA window TTTGCAACCACGTCTTTATATTCACCAATCATAGCAAATACACTTGATTTTCCCACAAAGTCAGGAGATGCAAGAAATAAAGCATGCAGAATATGACTTTGAATAGTAGCACCATCAGTCAAAAGTTTCCGTAAAAGCACAGTTTGTTCAGATACTTCAATTCCTAGTGCTTCCTCTGTTGCTTTAAGAGATGCCATCTGATGCCCGAGGCAGCAAATACCACATATTCTCGATGTAATAATAGCTGCCTCTTTATAATTTCTCCCTTTCAGAATAGCCTCAAAATATCTGGGAGCCTCTACAATCTCCAAATATGCTCTTTCAAGCCTGCCTTCTCTAACATTGACTACAATATTACCATGTCCTTCTACCCTAGTCAGATGATGAACATTTATATCAAGATTTACACCCATTCAGCAACCTCCAAACTTAGCTACATCTTCATCTCTGTTACATTGAACATATTCATTCTCTTAACAGCCTCTTCTACTGAGTAACCATATCTTTTCAAAACCTCTATTGAGGCATTCTGATTTATATTGCTTACAAATCCTCTGCACCCTATACACGACTGCCCAAAGCTTGGACATCTTGCCCCACAACCTGCTCTCGTTACGGGACCAAGACAGAAAATACCCCTTTGCAATAAACACTCATTTTCTTTCAATTTGCATTCTACACATACAGCATAATCAGGTTGCTGAGGCTTCTTCCCCATCACCAGTGATTTAAAAACCTTCAAAAACTCTTCCTGAGTCATCGGACAACCGTAGATTTTATAATCTACTTTTACAATGGCATGAAGTGGCATCGCTGGAAGAGTTGGAAAAAGATACTTATGTTCGCGATAAACGGTTTCTCTAACCTCATCTATATCGTGAATATTCTTCAAAGAATTTATTCCACCATTTGTAGCACATGCACCGATAGCAACAAGCACTTTACTCCTTCTGCGTATATCGTTTATCCTATTGACACATTCTGGAGTGGAAATACTTCCCTCAACAAAAGCAATATCATAAAATTCAGCTTTATCATCCATTGCCTCCCTGAACTCCACTATATCAACATGCTCAAGTATATCCAGTAACTGATTTTCCAAGTTTAACTTATTTAACTGACATCCTTCACAACCCGTAAAATCAAAAAATGCCACCTTTATTTTTCCCCTCTTCTTCATATTGCCTCCTCAAGACCCTTAACCTCAAGATAATTAAAAACAGGACCATCCTGACATACATATAGATTGTTTATCTGACAGTGACCACACTTTCCAACACCACACTTCATCCTTCTTTCAAGCGACATGTAGATATTCTTTTCAGGAAATCTCTTGCTCTTCAAAGCAAGCAGGACAAATTTATACATAACAGGTGGTCCCACAATTGCGGCAATTGTATTTTCAAGATCAAGCTCAAGAGGTGGTATTAATGTGGTGATAACTCCTACATTGCCTTTCCAATTTTCATCTGATCTGTCAACGGTAACATGGTATTCAATATCCTCTCTTTCCTCCCACATTTTTAATTCGTCTCTATATAACAACTCTGATGGACTTTTTGCACCATAGAGAATTATTAATCTACCATAATCATTTCTGTTATCAATTATATAGTTTATCAAAGACCTCAGCGGAACAATTCCAATACCACCACCAATTATTAGGATATCTTTCCCCTTAAAAGCATTTACATCAAAGCCTCTTCCATAGGGTCCACGAATACCAATTTTATCACCTGCTTCCAATTCATGTATTTTTTCAGTGAGCATACCCACTTTTCGAATGGTTAGCTCGAAAAAGCCTTTTTGTGTAGGGGATGAACAAACGGAAATCGGAGCCTCACCTACCCCAAATAAAGAGACCTGAACAAATTGACCAGGAATGTGCTTTAAATCTCTACCACCTGGAAGTTTTATCTTGAAAAATTTTTCTGTTGCAGTTAGAAACTTTGCCTCTATAATTTCAGAAATCTCGGGGGCATATAAAATTTTCTTCTCCTTTGCTAACACGGTATCCATATCCATCTCCTCACAGACCTCATTTATACATATACTTTCTCTCTTTCCTCATGCTCTTTTATTAAGTCATTAACAACTTCAACCATGTTTATATCAGCTGGGCAGTATTGAGAACATCTTCCACAGCCAACACAAAATGGATATCCGTAATGATCAGTAATGTATTTGAATTTTCTGTGCAACCTATGACGAGTCCTTTGATATAGTTCTTTCCTAAAATTTTCCCCGCCTGCTACCATAGCAAATTCATTTAACATACAGGAATCCCAGCGCCTTGTTCTGCTCCCCATTTCAATTTTCAAGTCCACATCATCTTCTACATCAAAACAGTAGCATGTTGGACATACCAGATTACAATTTCCACAACCGAGGCACCGTTCTGATACCTTTTTCCATACATCATAATTATAACACTTCTCAAATATCTGCGGTAACCTCCCATAGTGGTATTTTAACTTCGCCTTAAACTCTCTTTCCTTTAGCTTATATTCACCCGATTCAAAATCCTTTATGCCATATTCTTTTAATAACTCTTCACCAGTATTGTCACAGGCAAACACCACATAATTATCTTCATCAACAATATCTATAAAAATTGAAAATCCTTCAGTATTTTCAACATCTATCCCGACAGATCCTGAAAAATGATATTCATCAGGTTCAAAACTGATACCTATGAAAGTTGAGTTCTCACGTCTCTTTAAATAATTATATTCTGGTTCACCTCTTGAGAAAACATAATCAAGCCTTAGAACTCCCTGCATATCATAGGAATGTACCCCAAAGAATATTTTATTTTTATTATCTATATCAGGTAATTCATATGAGTTATCATTTATTGTAAACTCAAGCAGAGTTTCTATTGGTGGCTGAAAAAATTTCTTTAATGGCAGTATTGTTCTTGGATAATTAAAAACTACTTTTGAAGGATCGTCCACCTCCTGAAAAGAAAATGATTTTTCACCTTTTCTATGGGGTGCATACACTCTTCCCTTCGTCTTTAAAAATCCTGTAAAATTACGTAGCTGTTTTTCATTTAACCTGACCCTCTTAAACTGAACTAAACTAAGTTTCTTTTTATCCATTCATTCCCTCTTCTTTTAAAAAAATTCACATAATAAGTTACAAAGATAATGCCAGACATTAAAAATAGCCTGTAATTTCGGAAATCAATCAATTTTCTCATAATATAATGTTCAACATTTTCCAATATTTGAGAATTTTTATTCTTTTAATAGATGAATCTTAATCCAGGAAGCAACTTCATAAATGCCTTCTTTACTCTTTGCAGATGATGGAATAATATCAATTTCAGGCTTTATTTTTTTAATATTCTTTTTTATCACATCTAGATCAACATCCAGGTATGGTAAAAGATCGATTTTATTAATTATTGCAATATCACAAACTCTAAACATCAATGGATATTTTAATGGTTTATCTTCGCCTTCAGTGATACTCAAAACAACAATATTAAAGTCAGCTCCCGTATCAAACTCAGCCGGACATACAAGATTTCCAACATTTTCAATAAAAACTATATCCAGGTTACTATCCAACTGCTCCAAAGCAGGTAGGATTACCTCACTCCCGAGATGACAATCACCACCGAAGGGTTCTGTATTTATCTGAGACACAGGCACATCAAATTTCAACATTCTCTCAGCATCAAGGGAGGAGGTGATATCTCCTTCTATTACGCCAATTTTATACCCTTCGTTTTTTAATTTCGGAAGCACCTGTTCTATAATCGATGTTTTTCCAGACCCTGGTGAACTCATAATATTAAACATTGTGATACCATATCTGCGATTTCTTTTTCTGATTTGTGCAGCAAGTTTTTCATTTGCTTCCAAAACTTTCCTGACTATTTTTATCTCCATCCTTCTCCTCCTCAACAATTATTCTTTCCACATACATTTCTTTCCCATACAACACATCAAGTTTTGTCGATCCACATTCCGGACAAAAAAATTCAGGTACTTTTAAAATACCCTCATAATCGCAATTGTTACATTTAATTTTTATAGGTATTTCTTCAAACTTCAAAACAGCTTCTCTTAGGATTTTGCTTTCACTTTTTACAATATCAAAGCTAAAAATCAGTGACTCAGGGATAACTGCATTCAGGGCTCCTGCTTTAAAGTAAATTTCCTTTACTTTTATAACATTACCTATTTTCTCTACCTCTTCCTCAACAATTTCAACTATATTCTTTGCTATTGTAAGTTCATGCATATCAGCAAATCCTCGGCAGCATAACTCCAGACATCATATCAAGAATTCTCTCTGTACCAACAATTGTCTTCATTATCACCATTCCACAATTAGAATCCGTTACCTCACCTATAATTGCAGGTTGAGATGTACTATCTGAGTCTCTTAAAACCTGAAGCGTTTTATGTGCATCTTTCTTTGAAACAAATATTACTACTCTTCCCTCACAGGCCATATATAATGGATCAAATCCAAGTGGCTCACATAAGCCCCGAACTTCATCCCGAATTGGTACTTTTTCTTCATATATTTTTATTCCATATTCTTTGTTCAAAACAACCTCATTTAACAAAGTTGCCAATCCACCTCTTGTCGGGTCTCTCATAAATTTTATATCAATTGAATTTTTATATAACTCCTCTATAATTGGTTTAATACTGTCACAATCACTTTTTATCTCAGCTGATATTTCAAACTCCTCTCTTGAAACAAGAATTGAGGCTTCATGATCCCCAACCGGACCGCTAATTAGGATCTGATCCCCCGGTTCAATTCTATTGACATCTGGATCCCATCCATCATAAATAATTCCAATACCAGATGTATTTATGTACAGTTTATCCGCCTCTCCTGAACCAACTACTTTTGTATCACCTGTTGCAATCTTTACTCCATTCTTTTCTGCTTCCCGGCTAATAGACCTTACAACTTCCTCAAGTATATCTAAGTCGAGACCTTCCTCCAATATAAATCCACATGATAAGAAAAGTGGTTTAGCCCCCATTACACATAGATCATTGATAGTACCAGTAACAGCAAGTTTACCAATATCACCACCCGGGAAAAATATTGGTTTTACAACATGAGAATCGGTGGTAAAAACAAGCCTTCCATCGATATTCCCAATAAGAGCAGAATCGTCAAGTCGGTCTAGATATCTATTCGAAAAGTATTTTCTAAACAGGTCATTTATAAGCTTATGAGATTTTAATCCACCTGCACCATCAGCTCTAGTAATCTTTCCTTTCATCTTTACCTTGCTCCATATTTATAATAGATAGCACACGCCCCCTCACTACTGACCATACAGGCACCAACCGGATTCTCGGGAGAACATACTTTTTTAAAAAGTCTGCATTCTAAAGGAGTCTTTACACCCTTAAGGATTTCTCCACAGATACATGATGGATTTTCCATACCTCTTTTAAACTTTAGATCAAACTTCTCAACAGCATCAAAATCCGAATATTTTTTTCTGATTTTCAAACCACTTTCAGGTATCTCTGCTATACCCCTCCATCTAACACTGACCGGTTCAAACACCTCAGACATCACTTCTTGTGCCTTGCTATTACCTTCACGTCTAACTGTTCTTTTATACTGGTTTTCAACCTTTGCTCTACCCTCTCTAATCTGTAGTACAAGCATATAAATTGTCTCTATCAAATCCATCGGTTCAAATCCTGAGACGACACAGGGAACACCATAGTCCTTCGCTATAAATTCGTAAATCCGGGGTCCTGTTATCGCAGAAACATGGCCAGGACAGATAAATCCATCTATATTCACCTCCCCAGAATCAAGTAGAAATTTCATAGCCGGAGGCATTACTTTATGAGATGATAAAACAGAGAAATTCCTCACCTTATTGCTATATGCATTTAATATTGTAACGGCAACAGAAGGTGCAGTCGTTTCAAATCCAATACCAAGAAACACAACTTCCTTTTCGGGATTTTTAGTAGCATATTTCAAAGCTTCCGCTGGAGAATAACAAATCTTTATATTTGCTCCCTTTGCTCGCTCAAGCTCAAGACTGCTATTTGTCCCCGGAACCCTTATCAGATCACCAAATGTTGCTACGATAACATCCCGTCTATGTGACAATTCAATTGCCATATCAATAAAATCAACCGCTGTAACACACACCGGGCAACCAGGTCCACTTATAAGGTTTATATTACCAGGTAATAACTCCTGAATACCATACTTTAATATAGTTATAGTATGTCCTCCGCAGACTTCCATCAAATTGATATTTTTATCAGGATTTACTTCCTTTATCCTTTCTGCAAAATATTTTACTTTTTTGATATCTCTAAATTCATCAATATAGTTAATCAACAACAATCTCCATATTATTTAAAACAGCAATTTTTATTCGCATCTAATTGATTGATAAAATTAATCATTACCACTCTTATTATTCCTTTTTTCAAGTGTAGCAATCACCTCAGCCCAGGCATCCAGACTCTTTGAGGCTTCTTCCTCATCCAATTTCTCAATTGCAAAACCTGCATGAACAATCAAATAATCACCAATTTTAACATCGTCCAGCAACTGAATATTGGCTTTGTATTCTACACCAGAAACCTCGACAATCGCTTCATCTCCTTTTACCGACTTTACTCTCATGGGGATGGCAAGACACATATCACTTCCCCCTTTCTTTTAAAATTGCATCACCTATCAGCAGTTGACCAACTGAAATGCCTCCATCATTCGTCGGAATGGAATTGTGAGTAAAAACATTCAATCCTTCAGTTCTTAAACCTCTTACCACTCTTTCAAGAAGATACATGTTCATAAAAACCCCTCCAGAAAGCACAACATCAGATAAACCTGATTGTTTAGATACATCCAGGCAAACCTCCGTTACAATTTTCGCAAGTCCATTATGAAACTTCGCCGAAATATATCCAGCATTCTTTCCACTCAATACATCATCAACTACCTCGGTTATCAACATATCCCACATGATTACAAATTCATTGCCTTGTCTTTCAAAATACATATGGTAAGAATCATTCGTAATACCATCAATCGCCTGCTCAAACTCAATCGCCGCCTGCCCCTCGTAGTTAACCGAATTCCGTATCCCTGCAATGGAAGCAACACCGTCAAAAAGCCTACCACAACTGGTTGTAACAGGTGAGTTTATTTTTTTCTCGATCAATTTAACAGTATTTTTAACTTTATCGTCAGGTATACCCTCAAGAAAGGGCAAAGGAAATTCTAAAAACTCTTTTCCATAAACACCATAAAGATAGGATATCGCCATCTGCCAAGGATTTTTAATTGCCGATGTACCACCTGGCATAAGCACAGGGCTTAGATATCCAACCCTCATATACCTGCTGAACTCAGCAATAAGTATTTCACCACCCCAGATTGTACCATCTTCACCATATCCTGTACCATCAAAGGTAACCGCAATCACAGGACCAGTAATTTGATTATCCACCATACACGAGACAGCATGAGCGTGGTGATGCTGTACACCAATTTTTACAACATTACCAGAAAGACCCATTGCATACTTTGTTGATAAATACTCAGGATGTTTATCATAAACTATCACTTCTGGTTCTATTTCATACAACTTTTTAAAGTGATTAATACCATTTATAAATGATTTATAAACCGCAAGATTATCCATATCCCCTATGTGATGGCTGGTAATAATTTTATTTTCAAATCCAAAAGAAAATGTATTTTTTTGTTCTGGTCCTAACGCAAGTGTTGGCTTTTCAAACTGCCAGTTCTTAAGTAACATCTCACCAGGAACATATCCTCTTGATTTCCTGATTATATACTCTTTACCAGCCCATACTCTAGTTACAGAATCGTCACATCTAATATAGATTTCCCTATTGTGCAGCAAGAAATAGTCAGCTATACTTCTCAGTCGTAATAATGCATCATCATCCTTGTATACAATAGGCTCATCACTGAAATTACCGCTTGTCATGACAAGAGGTTTGTTTATATATCTCATTAATAAATGATGAACTGGAGTATAAGGCAACATTATTCCAAGGTATTTATTGCTATGTACTACCGACCACGCAAGGTCTTTTCCTCCAATTTTCTTTAACAAGACTATAGGTCGAGGTACACTTAGAAGTAACTCCTCTTCTTTACTAGTTAAATAACAGTATTTTTTTACCGTTTCAATATCAGGAAACATAACCGCGAAGGGTTTATCCTCTCTGTATTTTCGACATCTCAATGCCTTTACAGCTTTTTCATCTTCCGCGTTACAGGCAAGATGAAAACCACCTATTCCCTTTATCGCTATTATTTTACCAGCATTTATAAGCTCTCGTAGCTTTTTAAAAATTTTATCAACATTCTCAGCGCATTTACCATCTAAAAGTATTTTGCTTCTATTATCAACAAGGTATAAATGAGGACCACAAACAAAACATGCGTTTGGCTGGGCGTGAAATCTTCTATTTGTTGGATCATTATATTCATCTTGACACTGTTTACACATCTTGAAGACAGACATGGTGGTATTTTCCCGATCATACGGAATATCTTCTACTATTGTGAACCTTGGACCACAGTTAGTACAGTTTATAAAAGGATAAAGATATCTTCTATCTTCAGGATTAAAAAGCTCTGCAAGGCAATCATCACAAGTGAAAAGATCTGGTGAAATAGGAACTGTCTTTGCTTCGTTTTCTACACTAAAAATTATTTCGAAATCTTTAA harbors:
- the hypD gene encoding hydrogenase formation protein HypD; this encodes MNYIDEFRDIKKVKYFAERIKEVNPDKNINLMEVCGGHTITILKYGIQELLPGNINLISGPGCPVCVTAVDFIDMAIELSHRRDVIVATFGDLIRVPGTNSSLELERAKGANIKICYSPAEALKYATKNPEKEVVFLGIGFETTAPSVAVTILNAYSNKVRNFSVLSSHKVMPPAMKFLLDSGEVNIDGFICPGHVSAITGPRIYEFIAKDYGVPCVVSGFEPMDLIETIYMLVLQIREGRAKVENQYKRTVRREGNSKAQEVMSEVFEPVSVRWRGIAEIPESGLKIRKKYSDFDAVEKFDLKFKRGMENPSCICGEILKGVKTPLECRLFKKVCSPENPVGACMVSSEGACAIYYKYGAR
- a CDS encoding HypC/HybG/HupF family hydrogenase formation chaperone, whose translation is MCLAIPMRVKSVKGDEAIVEVSGVEYKANIQLLDDVKIGDYLIVHAGFAIEKLDEEEASKSLDAWAEVIATLEKRNNKSGND
- a CDS encoding FAD/NAD(P)-binding protein yields the protein MDTVLAKEKKILYAPEISEIIEAKFLTATEKFFKIKLPGGRDLKHIPGQFVQVSLFGVGEAPISVCSSPTQKGFFELTIRKVGMLTEKIHELEAGDKIGIRGPYGRGFDVNAFKGKDILIIGGGIGIVPLRSLINYIIDNRNDYGRLIILYGAKSPSELLYRDELKMWEEREDIEYHVTVDRSDENWKGNVGVITTLIPPLELDLENTIAAIVGPPVMYKFVLLALKSKRFPEKNIYMSLERRMKCGVGKCGHCQINNLYVCQDGPVFNYLEVKGLEEAI
- a CDS encoding 4Fe-4S dicluster domain-containing protein, encoding MDKKKLSLVQFKRVRLNEKQLRNFTGFLKTKGRVYAPHRKGEKSFSFQEVDDPSKVVFNYPRTILPLKKFFQPPIETLLEFTINDNSYELPDIDNKNKIFFGVHSYDMQGVLRLDYVFSRGEPEYNYLKRRENSTFIGISFEPDEYHFSGSVGIDVENTEGFSIFIDIVDEDNYVVFACDNTGEELLKEYGIKDFESGEYKLKEREFKAKLKYHYGRLPQIFEKCYNYDVWKKVSERCLGCGNCNLVCPTCYCFDVEDDVDLKIEMGSRTRRWDSCMLNEFAMVAGGENFRKELYQRTRHRLHRKFKYITDHYGYPFCVGCGRCSQYCPADINMVEVVNDLIKEHEEREKVYV
- the hypE gene encoding hydrogenase expression/formation protein HypE, encoding MKGKITRADGAGGLKSHKLINDLFRKYFSNRYLDRLDDSALIGNIDGRLVFTTDSHVVKPIFFPGGDIGKLAVTGTINDLCVMGAKPLFLSCGFILEEGLDLDILEEVVRSISREAEKNGVKIATGDTKVVGSGEADKLYINTSGIGIIYDGWDPDVNRIEPGDQILISGPVGDHEASILVSREEFEISAEIKSDCDSIKPIIEELYKNSIDIKFMRDPTRGGLATLLNEVVLNKEYGIKIYEEKVPIRDEVRGLCEPLGFDPLYMACEGRVVIFVSKKDAHKTLQVLRDSDSTSQPAIIGEVTDSNCGMVIMKTIVGTERILDMMSGVMLPRIC
- the hypB gene encoding hydrogenase nickel incorporation protein HypB; protein product: MEIKIVRKVLEANEKLAAQIRKRNRRYGITMFNIMSSPGSGKTSIIEQVLPKLKNEGYKIGVIEGDITSSLDAERMLKFDVPVSQINTEPFGGDCHLGSEVILPALEQLDSNLDIVFIENVGNLVCPAEFDTGADFNIVVLSITEGEDKPLKYPLMFRVCDIAIINKIDLLPYLDVDLDVIKKNIKKIKPEIDIIPSSAKSKEGIYEVASWIKIHLLKE
- a CDS encoding hydrogenase maturation nickel metallochaperone HypA translates to MHELTIAKNIVEIVEEEVEKIGNVIKVKEIYFKAGALNAVIPESLIFSFDIVKSESKILREAVLKFEEIPIKIKCNNCDYEGILKVPEFFCPECGSTKLDVLYGKEMYVERIIVEEEKDGDKNSQESFGSK
- a CDS encoding NADH:ubiquinone oxidoreductase; translated protein: MKKRGKIKVAFFDFTGCEGCQLNKLNLENQLLDILEHVDIVEFREAMDDKAEFYDIAFVEGSISTPECVNRINDIRRRSKVLVAIGACATNGGINSLKNIHDIDEVRETVYREHKYLFPTLPAMPLHAIVKVDYKIYGCPMTQEEFLKVFKSLVMGKKPQQPDYAVCVECKLKENECLLQRGIFCLGPVTRAGCGARCPSFGQSCIGCRGFVSNINQNASIEVLKRYGYSVEEAVKRMNMFNVTEMKM
- the hypF gene encoding carbamoyltransferase HypF; this translates as METHVIKIKGIVQGVGFRPFIYNLAKSLGLNGYVRNDTGGVTIEIQGNVQKLKEFEKNIVSKAPPRSRITDLAIEIKKDGKIFKDFEIIFSVENEAKTVPISPDLFTCDDCLAELFNPEDRRYLYPFINCTNCGPRFTIVEDIPYDRENTTMSVFKMCKQCQDEYNDPTNRRFHAQPNACFVCGPHLYLVDNRSKILLDGKCAENVDKIFKKLRELINAGKIIAIKGIGGFHLACNAEDEKAVKALRCRKYREDKPFAVMFPDIETVKKYCYLTSKEEELLLSVPRPIVLLKKIGGKDLAWSVVHSNKYLGIMLPYTPVHHLLMRYINKPLVMTSGNFSDEPIVYKDDDALLRLRSIADYFLLHNREIYIRCDDSVTRVWAGKEYIIRKSRGYVPGEMLLKNWQFEKPTLALGPEQKNTFSFGFENKIITSHHIGDMDNLAVYKSFINGINHFKKLYEIEPEVIVYDKHPEYLSTKYAMGLSGNVVKIGVQHHHAHAVSCMVDNQITGPVIAVTFDGTGYGEDGTIWGGEILIAEFSRYMRVGYLSPVLMPGGTSAIKNPWQMAISYLYGVYGKEFLEFPLPFLEGIPDDKVKNTVKLIEKKINSPVTTSCGRLFDGVASIAGIRNSVNYEGQAAIEFEQAIDGITNDSYHMYFERQGNEFVIMWDMLITEVVDDVLSGKNAGYISAKFHNGLAKIVTEVCLDVSKQSGLSDVVLSGGVFMNMYLLERVVRGLRTEGLNVFTHNSIPTNDGGISVGQLLIGDAILKERGK